A DNA window from Coffea arabica cultivar ET-39 chromosome 6c, Coffea Arabica ET-39 HiFi, whole genome shotgun sequence contains the following coding sequences:
- the LOC113693619 gene encoding digalactosyldiacylglycerol synthase 1, chloroplastic isoform X1: MMLNMKASPEARTTSSSSSSPSRSIVTAEKAFSFISKGWSEVRSSAGADLQLIKNRANSFKNRADRELENFLNSASRSPFAVPTITASATTTPAEIDFVKKLRPKLTEIRRAYSSPDFKWSQWSPKPKNRIDLSAIKNAIVSEVEDEEEDEGQRFRRWRTVRFKETAARDEWQFGELWEPIRALKARLREFEHKSSSSSSLPSDIFEGIKNSEFVEKLKSSLRSIGKESNGAKVGFPFMQEVPPFDVPELLAYLVRQSSPFLDQLGIKRDISDKIVENLCSKRKNQLLLRSLPAGESSIIEADNVTDELDIRIASVLQSTGHCYEGGFWSDSTKQEFADGKRHVAIVTTASLPWMTGTAVNPLFRAAYLAKSAKQNVTLLVPWLCRSDQELVYPNSLTFNSPEEQELYMRNWLEERVGFKADFNISFYPGKFSKARRSIIPAGDTTQFISSKEADIAILEEPEHLNWYHHGKRWTDKFNHVVGIVHTNYLEYIKREKNGALQAFLVKHINNWVTRAYCHKVLRLSAATQDLPKSVICNVHGVNPKFLRIGEKVAEERERGQQAFSKGAYFLGKMVWAKGYKELIDLLAKYKNDLDGFKLDVFGNGEDAYEVKSMAQRLNLNVSFMKGRDHADDSLHGYKVFINPSISDVLCTATAEALAMGKFVICADHPSNEFFSAFPNCLTYKTPEDFVAKVKEAMANEPQPLTPEQMYRLSWEAATQRFMEYSDLDKVLTSNAHSGRIDGKALKKSISLPNLMDMVDGGLAFGHYCLTGNEFLRLCSGAIPGTRDYDKEHCRDLHLLPPQVENPIYGW, translated from the exons ATGATGCTTAATATGAAAGCCTCCCCGGAGGCCCGGACGACGTCGTCTTCATCATCATCGCCGTCCCGCTCAATCGTTACAGCGGAGAAGGCTTTCTCGTTCATCTCCAAAGGATGGAGCGAGGTCCGCTCCTCCGCAGGTGCCGACCTCCAATTGATTAAGAACCGGGCGAATTCCTTTAAAAACCGCGCCGACAGGGAGCTGGAGAATTTTCTGAACTCGGCCTCCAGATCGCCCTTCGCTGTCCCGACAATTACGGCCTCTGCTACTACCACGCCTGCGGAGATCGACTTTGTCAAGAAGCTTCGGCCAAAATTGACGGAAATTCGGAGGGCCTATTCCTCGCCGGACTTTAAGTGGAGCCAGTGGAGCCCTAAGCCCAAGAATAGGATTGATTTGTCTGCAATTAAGAATGCAATTGTGTCCGAGGTTGAAGACGAGGAGGAGGATGAGGGGCAGAGGTTTAGGAGGTGGAGGACGGTAAGGTTTAAGGAGACGGCTGCCAGAGACGAATGGCAGTTTGGGGAACTTTGGGAGCCAATAAGGGCGTTGAAGGCTAGGCTTAGAGAGTTTGAGCACAAGAGCTCCAGCTCCAGCTCCTTGCCCTCTGATATTTTCGAGGGGATTAAGAATAGCGAGTTTGTGGAGAAGTTAAAGTCAAGTCTG AGATCTATAGGCAAGGAGTCAAATGGTGCCAAGGTTGGTTTCCCTTTT ATGCAGGAAGTTCCACCATTTGACGTGCCAGAACTGTTGGCATATTTAGTTAGGCAATCCAGTCCATTCTTGGATCAACTTGGTATTAAACGAG ATATCTCTGATAAAATTGTGGAGAACTTGTGCAGTAAACGCAAAAACCAACTGTTACTACGTTCATTGCCTGCAGGAGAGTCATCCATTATAGAAGCTGATAATGTAACTGATGAGTTGGATATAAGGATAGCTAGTGTTCTTCAAAGTACAGGTCACTGTTATGAAGGTGGATTTTGGAGTGATTCTACGAAGCAGGAGTTTGCTGATGGTAAAAGGCATGTAGCAATTGTCACAACAGCTAGCCTTCCATGGATGACTGGAACTGCTGTAAATCCACTCTTTCGAGCAGCATATTTAGCCAAGTCTGCCAAGCAAAATGTCACATTGTTGGTTCCTTGGCTTTGTAGATCAGACCAAGAACTAGTTTATCCAAACAGCTTGACATTCAACTCCCCAGAAGAGCAGGAGCTATATATGCGTAACTGGCTTGAGGAAAGGGTTGGTTTCAAGGCCGATTTTAATATTTCTTTTTACCCTGGAAAG TTCTCAAAAGCTAGACGAAGTATAATACCAGCTGGGGATACTACGCAGTTTATTTCTTCAAAGGAAGCTGATATTGCTATTTTGGAAGAACCAGAACATCTCAATTGGTACCACCATGGTAAACGGTGGACAGATAAATTTAACCATGTTGTGGGCATAGTTCACACCAATTACTTGGAGTATATCAAACGGGAAAAGAATGGGGCTCTCCAAGCTTTTCTTGTAAAACATATAAACAATTGGGTAACACGAGCATACTGCCACAAG GTACTTCGACTTTCTGCTGCTACACAGGATTTACCCAAGTCTGTAATTTGCAATGTACATGGTGTAAACCCAAAGTTTTTGAGAATTGGAgaaaaagtagctgaagagaGGGAGCGTGGGCAGCAAGCCTTTTCAAAAGGAGCATATTTCTTGGGCAAGATGGTTTGGGCGAAAGGTTACAAGGAGTTGATAGATTTGTTAGCAAAGTACAAAAATGATCTTGATGGGTTCAAACTGGATGTTTTTGGTAACGGAGAGGACGCTTACGAAGTTAAGAGTATGGCTCAAAGGCTAAACCTTAATGTCAGTTTCATGAAAGGAAGAGATCATGCAGATGATTCTCTCCATGG TTACAAGGTCTTCATAAATCCCAGCATTAGTGATGTTCTCTGCACGGCAACAGCTGAGGCCCTTGCAATGGGCAAATTTGTTATTTGTGCTGACCATCCATCAAATGAATTCTTCAGTGCATTCCCCAACTGTTTAACTTATAAGACACCTGAAGATTTTGTTGCTAAAGTGAAAGAAGCTATGGCCAATGAGCCTCAGCCTCTGACTCCTGAACAGATGTATAGGCTTTCATGGGAGGCAGCTACTCAGAGATTTATGGAATACTCTGACCTCGACAAGGTTTTGACAAGTAATGCACATTCAGGAAGAATTGATGGGAAGGCTCTCAAAAAGTCGATTTCATTGCCCAATTTGATGGATATGGTTGATGGAGGGTTAGCTTTTGGCCACTACTGTCTTACTGGCAATGAGTTCCTTAGATTGTGCAGTGGAGCGATACCTGGGACGCGAGACTATGACAAGGAGCATTGTAGGGATCTTCATCTGTTACCCCCACAGGTGGAGAACCCCATATATGGATGGTAA
- the LOC113693619 gene encoding digalactosyldiacylglycerol synthase 1, chloroplastic isoform X2 yields MMLNMKASPEARTTSSSSSSPSRSIVTAEKAFSFISKGWSEVRSSAGADLQLIKNRANSFKNRADRELENFLNSASRSPFAVPTITASATTTPAEIDFVKKLRPKLTEIRRAYSSPDFKWSQWSPKPKNRIDLSAIKNAIVSEVEDEEEDEGQRFRRWRTVRFKETAARDEWQFGELWEPIRALKARLREFEHKSSSSSSLPSDIFEGIKNSEFVEKLKSSLRSIGKESNGAKMQEVPPFDVPELLAYLVRQSSPFLDQLGIKRDISDKIVENLCSKRKNQLLLRSLPAGESSIIEADNVTDELDIRIASVLQSTGHCYEGGFWSDSTKQEFADGKRHVAIVTTASLPWMTGTAVNPLFRAAYLAKSAKQNVTLLVPWLCRSDQELVYPNSLTFNSPEEQELYMRNWLEERVGFKADFNISFYPGKFSKARRSIIPAGDTTQFISSKEADIAILEEPEHLNWYHHGKRWTDKFNHVVGIVHTNYLEYIKREKNGALQAFLVKHINNWVTRAYCHKVLRLSAATQDLPKSVICNVHGVNPKFLRIGEKVAEERERGQQAFSKGAYFLGKMVWAKGYKELIDLLAKYKNDLDGFKLDVFGNGEDAYEVKSMAQRLNLNVSFMKGRDHADDSLHGYKVFINPSISDVLCTATAEALAMGKFVICADHPSNEFFSAFPNCLTYKTPEDFVAKVKEAMANEPQPLTPEQMYRLSWEAATQRFMEYSDLDKVLTSNAHSGRIDGKALKKSISLPNLMDMVDGGLAFGHYCLTGNEFLRLCSGAIPGTRDYDKEHCRDLHLLPPQVENPIYGW; encoded by the exons ATGATGCTTAATATGAAAGCCTCCCCGGAGGCCCGGACGACGTCGTCTTCATCATCATCGCCGTCCCGCTCAATCGTTACAGCGGAGAAGGCTTTCTCGTTCATCTCCAAAGGATGGAGCGAGGTCCGCTCCTCCGCAGGTGCCGACCTCCAATTGATTAAGAACCGGGCGAATTCCTTTAAAAACCGCGCCGACAGGGAGCTGGAGAATTTTCTGAACTCGGCCTCCAGATCGCCCTTCGCTGTCCCGACAATTACGGCCTCTGCTACTACCACGCCTGCGGAGATCGACTTTGTCAAGAAGCTTCGGCCAAAATTGACGGAAATTCGGAGGGCCTATTCCTCGCCGGACTTTAAGTGGAGCCAGTGGAGCCCTAAGCCCAAGAATAGGATTGATTTGTCTGCAATTAAGAATGCAATTGTGTCCGAGGTTGAAGACGAGGAGGAGGATGAGGGGCAGAGGTTTAGGAGGTGGAGGACGGTAAGGTTTAAGGAGACGGCTGCCAGAGACGAATGGCAGTTTGGGGAACTTTGGGAGCCAATAAGGGCGTTGAAGGCTAGGCTTAGAGAGTTTGAGCACAAGAGCTCCAGCTCCAGCTCCTTGCCCTCTGATATTTTCGAGGGGATTAAGAATAGCGAGTTTGTGGAGAAGTTAAAGTCAAGTCTG AGATCTATAGGCAAGGAGTCAAATGGTGCCAAG ATGCAGGAAGTTCCACCATTTGACGTGCCAGAACTGTTGGCATATTTAGTTAGGCAATCCAGTCCATTCTTGGATCAACTTGGTATTAAACGAG ATATCTCTGATAAAATTGTGGAGAACTTGTGCAGTAAACGCAAAAACCAACTGTTACTACGTTCATTGCCTGCAGGAGAGTCATCCATTATAGAAGCTGATAATGTAACTGATGAGTTGGATATAAGGATAGCTAGTGTTCTTCAAAGTACAGGTCACTGTTATGAAGGTGGATTTTGGAGTGATTCTACGAAGCAGGAGTTTGCTGATGGTAAAAGGCATGTAGCAATTGTCACAACAGCTAGCCTTCCATGGATGACTGGAACTGCTGTAAATCCACTCTTTCGAGCAGCATATTTAGCCAAGTCTGCCAAGCAAAATGTCACATTGTTGGTTCCTTGGCTTTGTAGATCAGACCAAGAACTAGTTTATCCAAACAGCTTGACATTCAACTCCCCAGAAGAGCAGGAGCTATATATGCGTAACTGGCTTGAGGAAAGGGTTGGTTTCAAGGCCGATTTTAATATTTCTTTTTACCCTGGAAAG TTCTCAAAAGCTAGACGAAGTATAATACCAGCTGGGGATACTACGCAGTTTATTTCTTCAAAGGAAGCTGATATTGCTATTTTGGAAGAACCAGAACATCTCAATTGGTACCACCATGGTAAACGGTGGACAGATAAATTTAACCATGTTGTGGGCATAGTTCACACCAATTACTTGGAGTATATCAAACGGGAAAAGAATGGGGCTCTCCAAGCTTTTCTTGTAAAACATATAAACAATTGGGTAACACGAGCATACTGCCACAAG GTACTTCGACTTTCTGCTGCTACACAGGATTTACCCAAGTCTGTAATTTGCAATGTACATGGTGTAAACCCAAAGTTTTTGAGAATTGGAgaaaaagtagctgaagagaGGGAGCGTGGGCAGCAAGCCTTTTCAAAAGGAGCATATTTCTTGGGCAAGATGGTTTGGGCGAAAGGTTACAAGGAGTTGATAGATTTGTTAGCAAAGTACAAAAATGATCTTGATGGGTTCAAACTGGATGTTTTTGGTAACGGAGAGGACGCTTACGAAGTTAAGAGTATGGCTCAAAGGCTAAACCTTAATGTCAGTTTCATGAAAGGAAGAGATCATGCAGATGATTCTCTCCATGG TTACAAGGTCTTCATAAATCCCAGCATTAGTGATGTTCTCTGCACGGCAACAGCTGAGGCCCTTGCAATGGGCAAATTTGTTATTTGTGCTGACCATCCATCAAATGAATTCTTCAGTGCATTCCCCAACTGTTTAACTTATAAGACACCTGAAGATTTTGTTGCTAAAGTGAAAGAAGCTATGGCCAATGAGCCTCAGCCTCTGACTCCTGAACAGATGTATAGGCTTTCATGGGAGGCAGCTACTCAGAGATTTATGGAATACTCTGACCTCGACAAGGTTTTGACAAGTAATGCACATTCAGGAAGAATTGATGGGAAGGCTCTCAAAAAGTCGATTTCATTGCCCAATTTGATGGATATGGTTGATGGAGGGTTAGCTTTTGGCCACTACTGTCTTACTGGCAATGAGTTCCTTAGATTGTGCAGTGGAGCGATACCTGGGACGCGAGACTATGACAAGGAGCATTGTAGGGATCTTCATCTGTTACCCCCACAGGTGGAGAACCCCATATATGGATGGTAA